The Fragaria vesca subsp. vesca linkage group LG2, FraVesHawaii_1.0, whole genome shotgun sequence genome includes a window with the following:
- the LOC101303868 gene encoding uncharacterized protein LOC101303868, with product MAAAEVMRKVMNAVVSSKGDAFDVEDLSAELEYSFAVEYQGPPVGYEIPRAFPVDIDHIPTAAPVSSACLLQNLSLPIIQPIAKSKGSLECKLGDEAKVIVDLKREKGVCNEAGSSGELAGYGGEGGWGSSESGLSSRSVSSEVFSGREEGGVDEIVPHHVKRPSIVTFRDPDSNDVVVEVEEFNASDEEESVDVRPRVERNGKKGSCYRCGKGNKFTEKEVCIVCGAKYCCECVLRAMGAMPEGRKCVTCTRYKIDESRRGSMGKCSRMLRRLLGKALADAVMKAEISCQANQLPGDLVFVNGESLTQEELARLQGCRNPPKKLKPGAYWYDNVSGFWGKDGLRPCQVISPQLNVGGHLKQSASNGDTQIMINNRRITKFEVFMLQMAGVPCEGNLNYWVEADGSYLEEGMKNVKGKIWDRKMKLVCTLLSVPIPTASKNPPPAEEDRNFIEEKLLKKLILFGYHKSGSSTIFKQAKFLYNVPFSGDERQNIKFMIQSRLYSYLGILLEGREWFEEESLLVENRKGDLRDERAPSGITSQLDSKTTYAIGPRLKSFADWLLNIKISGTLEAIFPAATREYAPSVEELWKDPAIQATYNRRDEIEMLPRQASYFLNRAVEISRTDFEPTDMDILYAEGITSSNSLTTIEFSFTRSSERNDLDPFYQHNPLQRYQLIRVHSLGGSCKLLEMFEDVDMVVFCVALTDYDEFCEDISGVSINKMMASKQLFESIVAHPAFDQKHFLLVLNMFDLLEEKIEHVPLTRCEWFHDFNPATSHNPSSSDNNTNNPTLAHRAFQYIAMKFKKLFHSQTDRKLFVSLVTALEPDTVDEALRYAREILRCEEEVPRLINEFSSASIDASSTV from the exons ATGGCTGCTGCTGAGGTTATGAGAAAGGTGATGAATGCTGTTGTGTCTTCAAAAGGCGATGCTTTTGATGTCGAAGATTTGAGCGCGGAGTTGGAGTACTCATTTGCAGTTGAGTACCAAGGTCCTCCGGTGGGTTATGAAATCCCACGTGCGTTTCCGGTCGACATTGATCACATCCCGACCGCAGCTCCGGTTTCTTCGGCGTGTCTGTTGCAGAATCTGTCACTCCCGATTATCCAGCCCATTGCGAAATCCAAGGGCAGTTTAGAGTGTAAGCTTGGGGACGAAGCAAAGGTGATTGTTGATTTGAAAAGAGAGAAGGGTGTGTGTAATGAAGCTGGAAGCTCTGGTGAATTAGCTGGATATGGTGGGGAAGGTGGTTGGGGATCATCAGAGTCTGGTTTGAGCTCGAGAAGTGTTTCCTCTGAGGTTTTCTCTGGTAGAGAGGAGGGTGGTGTGGATGAGATTGTTCCTCACCATGTGAAAAGGCCATCGATTGTGACTTTTCGTGATCCGGATTCGAATGACGTGGTTGTAGAGGTGGAAGAGTTCAATGCCTCTGATGAGGAGGAGAGTGTGGACGTGAGGCCTAGGGTGGAGAGGAATGGGAAGAAGGGGTCGTGTTATCGATGTGGGAAAGGGAACAAGTTCACTGAGAAGGAGGTGTGCATTGTTTGTGGTGCAAAGTATTGCTGTGAATGTGTGCTGAGGGCAATGGGGGCAATGCCAGAAGGAAGGAAATGTGTTACTTGCACTCGTTATAAGATTGATGAGTCGAGGCGAGGGAGTATGGGCAAGTGTTCTAGGATGCTCAGGCGGCTTCTGGGTAAGGCGCTAGCTGATGCGGTCATGAAAGCTGAGATATCATGCCAGGCAAATCAACTGCCAGGCGATCTTGTTTTCGTGAACGGCGAGTCTCTTACTCAAGAAGAGCTAGCTAGATTGCAAGGTTGCAGAAACCCCCCAAAGAAGCTAAAACCAGGAGCTTATTGGTATGATAATGTGTCTGGTTTTTGGGGAAAG GATGGTCTTAGGCCTTGCCAAGTTATAAGCCCCCAGCTGAATGTTGGGGGCCATTTGAAGCAAAGTGCTAGTAACGGGGACACACAAATAATGATAAACAATCGAAGGATCACCAAGTTTGAGGTCTTCATGCTGCAG ATGGCAGGAGTGCCATGTGAAGGAAATCTTAACTATTGGGTGGAAGCAGACGGATCCTATCTGGAAGAGGGAATGAAAAACGTAAAGGGAAAGATATGGGACAGG AAAATGAAGCTGGTTTGTACTCTATTGTCTGTGCCAATTCCTACTGCATCTAAAAATCCTCCTCCTGCAGAAGAAGACAGAAACTTTATTGAAGAGAAACTGCTTAAGAAACTTATTTTATTTGGGTATCATAAATCTGGCTCAAGCACTATATTTAAACAG GCGAAGTTTTTGTATAATGTTCCTTTTTCTGGAGATGAGCGCCAAAATATTAAGTTCATGATCCAAAGCAGATTGTACAGTTATCTTGGTATACTGCTTGAGGGACGTGAATGGTTTGAAGAAGAAAGTTTATTGGTTGAGAACAGAAAAGGAGATCTTCGAGATGAACGGGCTCCTTCAG GAATTACAAGTCAGCTGGACAGTAAAACAACATATGCCATTGGCCCTAGACTGAAATCTTTTGCAGATTGGCTACTAAATATTAAGATATCAGGTACTTTGGAAGCCATATTTCCTGCGGCTACTCGTGAATATGCACCATCTGTTGAGGAGTTGTGGAAGGATCCAGCTATTCAAGCCACATACAACCGAAGGGATGAAATAGAAATGCTACCCAGACAAGCTAGTTATTTTCTTAATCGG GCTGTTGAAATTTCAAGGACCGATTTTGAGCCCACAGACATGGACATATTGTACGCAGAGGGAATCACCTCATCCAACAGCCTTACTACCATAGAATTTTCATTTACTAGATCATCTGAACGTAACGATCTGGACCCTTTCTATCAGCATAATCCTTTGCAGAG GTATCAACTCATTAGAGTGCATAGCCTTGGAGGAAGTTGCAAGTTGCTGGAGATGTTTGAAGATGTTGATATGGTCGTATTTTGTGTTGCATTGACAGACTACGATGAGTTTTGTGAAGATATTAGTGGGGTATCCATAAACAAGATGATGGCAAGTAAGCAGCTGTTTGAAAGCATTGTAGCTCATCCAGCTTTTGATCAGAAACACTTCCTTCTGGTACTCAACATGTTTGATCTGCTTGAAGAAAAGATTGAGCATGTCCCTCTCACTCGATGCGAATGGTTTCATGACTTCAATCCAGCAACTAGTCATAATCCCAGCAGTAGTGATAATAACACTAATAACCCTACGTTGGCTCACCGAGCCTTTCAGTATATTGCAATGAAGTTCAAAAAACTATTTCATAGTCAAACAGATAGAAAGTTGTTTGTCTCCCTAGTCACTGCATTAGAGCCTGATACTGTAGATGAAGCTCTCAGATATGCTAGAGAGATTCTAAGATGTGAAGAAGAGGTACCCAGATTAATTAATGAGTTCTCTTCGGCTAGCATTGATGCCAGTTCTACAGTTTAA